One stretch of Mastomys coucha isolate ucsf_1 unplaced genomic scaffold, UCSF_Mcou_1 pScaffold12, whole genome shotgun sequence DNA includes these proteins:
- the LOC116086298 gene encoding H/ACA ribonucleoprotein complex subunit 2-like isoform X2, which translates to MTKIKAVPEESETEGCSEELLVNLNPIAQPLASSRLTCKLYKCIKKAVKQKQIRRRVKEIQKFVNKGEKGTWVQLQAPSVPLM; encoded by the exons ATGACCAAAATAAAGGCGGTTCCCGAGGAGTCTGAGACCGAGGGCTGCAGCGAGGAGCTGCTGGTTAACCTGAACCCCATCGCACAGCCCCTGGCTTCCAGCCGCCTGACGTGCAAGCTCTACAAGTGCATCAAGAAGGCTGTGAAGCAGAAGCAGATTCGTCGCCGGGTAAAGGAGATTCAGAAATTTGTCAACAAGGGCGAGAAAG GAACTTGGGTGCAGCTACAGGCTCCAAGTGTCCCACTTATGTGA
- the LOC116086298 gene encoding H/ACA ribonucleoprotein complex subunit 2-like isoform X1: protein MTKIKAVPEESETEGCSEELLVNLNPIAQPLASSRLTCKLYKCIKKAVKQKQIRRRVKEIQKFVNKGEKGIMILAGDTLPIEVYCHLPALCEDQNLPYVYIPSKTNLGAATGSKCPTYVIMVKPHEEYQTAYDKCLEEVQALPTPL, encoded by the coding sequence ATGACCAAAATAAAGGCGGTTCCCGAGGAGTCTGAGACCGAGGGCTGCAGCGAGGAGCTGCTGGTTAACCTGAACCCCATCGCACAGCCCCTGGCTTCCAGCCGCCTGACGTGCAAGCTCTACAAGTGCATCAAGAAGGCTGTGAAGCAGAAGCAGATTCGTCGCCGGGTAAAGGAGATTCAGAAATTTGTCAACAAGGGCGAGAAAGGGATCATGATTTTGGCAGGAGATACATTGCCGATTGAGGTGTACTGCCATCTTCCAGCTCTGTGTGAGGACCAGAACTTGCCCTACGTCTATATCCCCTCTAAGACGAACTTGGGTGCAGCTACAGGCTCCAAGTGTCCCACTTATGTGATCATGGTGAAGCCCCATGAAGAATATCAGACGGCCTATGACAAGTGCTTGGAGGAGGTGCAGGCACTGCCTACACCTCTGTGA